A stretch of the Proteus sp. ZN5 genome encodes the following:
- the radA gene encoding DNA repair protein RadA produces the protein MAKAAKRAFVCNECGADYPRWQGQCSACHAWNTITEVRLAAAPSSRNDRFSGFAGDAKGVSRVQKLSEISLEALPRFSTGFKEFDRVLGGGVVPGSAILIGGSPGAGKSTLLLQTMCRLATEMKTLYVTGEESLQQVAMRAHRLGLPTAELNMLSETSIEQICLIASQEQPKLMVIDSIQVMHMADIQSSPGSVAQVRETAAYLTRFAKTNDVAIIMVGHVTKDGTLAGPKVLEHCIDCSVMLDGETDSRFRTLRSHKNRFGAVNELGVFAMTEQGLREVSNPSAIFLSRGDEITSGSSVMVVWEGTRPLLVEIQALVDHSMLSNPRRVAVGLEQNRLAILLAVLHRHGGLQMSDQDVFVNVVGGVKVTETSADLALLLSLVSSFRNRPLPRDLVIFGEVGLAGEIRPVPSGQERIAEAAKHGFKRAIVPSANMPKKNPPDMKVYGVKKLSDALSVLDDLEDF, from the coding sequence GTGGCAAAAGCAGCAAAAAGAGCCTTTGTATGTAACGAATGTGGGGCAGATTACCCTCGCTGGCAGGGACAATGTTCTGCTTGTCATGCATGGAATACAATTACAGAAGTGCGCCTTGCCGCAGCCCCTTCTTCCCGCAACGACCGTTTTAGTGGATTTGCAGGTGATGCAAAAGGTGTTAGCCGTGTTCAAAAGCTATCGGAGATTAGCCTTGAAGCGTTACCTCGATTCTCCACTGGATTTAAAGAGTTTGACCGCGTACTAGGCGGTGGCGTTGTTCCCGGAAGTGCCATTTTAATCGGGGGAAGTCCCGGCGCAGGTAAAAGTACCTTATTGCTACAAACCATGTGTCGTTTAGCCACAGAAATGAAAACGTTATATGTCACGGGTGAAGAGTCGCTACAACAAGTCGCTATGCGCGCTCATCGATTAGGTTTACCGACAGCAGAACTGAATATGTTGTCAGAAACCAGTATTGAACAGATTTGTTTAATTGCCTCACAAGAACAACCTAAATTAATGGTGATTGACTCTATTCAAGTGATGCATATGGCGGATATTCAATCTTCACCGGGCAGTGTTGCTCAAGTCCGTGAAACAGCCGCTTATCTGACTCGTTTTGCTAAAACTAATGATGTTGCCATTATTATGGTAGGTCATGTGACAAAAGATGGCACATTAGCAGGGCCTAAAGTATTGGAACACTGCATCGACTGCTCAGTTATGTTAGATGGTGAAACAGACTCTCGTTTTCGTACTTTACGTAGCCATAAAAACCGTTTTGGCGCCGTTAATGAATTAGGCGTTTTTGCCATGACAGAGCAAGGATTGCGAGAGGTGAGTAATCCCTCTGCTATCTTTTTAAGTCGAGGTGATGAAATTACTTCAGGCAGTTCTGTGATGGTGGTGTGGGAAGGTACAAGACCTTTACTGGTGGAGATCCAAGCATTAGTTGACCACTCAATGTTGTCCAATCCACGTCGTGTTGCGGTGGGATTAGAACAAAATCGACTTGCAATTCTACTTGCTGTTTTACATCGTCATGGCGGGTTACAAATGTCTGATCAAGACGTTTTTGTGAATGTAGTTGGTGGAGTAAAAGTCACAGAAACCAGTGCAGATTTAGCCTTGTTATTATCATTAGTATCAAGTTTTCGTAATCGTCCTTTACCACGTGATTTAGTGATATTTGGTGAAGTAGGGCTTGCGGGAGAAATTCGACCTGTACCGAGTGGGCAAGAGCGTATTGCAGAAGCAGCAAAACATGGATTTAAACGGGCTATTGTACCGAGTGCAAATATGCCGAAAAAGAATCCGCCTGATATGAAAGTGTATGGTGTGAAGAAGCTGTCAGATGCGTTATCTGTCCTTGATGATTTGGAAGATTTCTAA